Genomic DNA from Paucilactobacillus hokkaidonensis JCM 18461:
TTTTGTTGTTCAAAAAATTTGAGCCACTGCGTAGTCACTTGTGGATCAGCTAAATCAAGCTTGGTTAAGATTAATAAGTGTGGTTTGTCACCCATTGCTTTTTTAACTTCTGGATTTTGAGACGACCATGGAATGCGCGCATCAATTAGTTCAAATACGATATCAATCAATGACATTTGTTCTCTTATTTGCCGCAGCGCTTTGGCCATGTGTCCAGGAAACCATTGAATTACTGCCATAAATTATTTCTCCTAATTCATTTTTACAAGATATCGCTGCCATGCTTCATCAAAAATTGTCATTGCAGGTAAATATCGTGCATTTTCTTCCAAATAATGTGAAATCTCATCAAAATCTTGTGATTGCTTTGGAAAAACCTGATCGAGAGCAGCATTGTTAGCGAATTGAGCTATTTCATCGACACTGTCTGGGTTACGCTCGGTCATTAAAAACTGATAAAAACTTAAGCGCATATTTTTTCCTCCTAATTTTTGGGAACTGTGACTAAAAAGCGAAAATCACCGTCAGACAAACTTACCTTTTGAGCTGAGTATTGCAAATTATGGTGTCGACTATATTTGTTTAAATCTAATAAAATCGTTTTCTTCTTTTGATTTAATTCAACCCATGCTGGTAGCTTATAGTTGTTTTTAATATAGCCCATCACATAAGTAATTGGCAAGTTTAAGCGTCCGACTGCCAATCCTTTAGCCTTTAATAAAACATTTCCGTTAGACTGTCTAACCGGTGTAAAGTTCAGTGCAAAATTAATTTTAGTCCCTAAAAATTTTGTGGAACCAGTAACGGTTGCATATTTTTTACCAACAATAAACCCATATTTTGTTTTTTGATTTTTTTGAAGGCGCACTAAATAATTATCTGCTAATGCATTAACCTGCTCAGAGTTTAAATCAACTTCAAAAGAAGAATTGCTCTGCTTTACTGGCTGACTGGTAGTTTGCTTTTCAACTGGTGCTGTAACTTGCGTGTATAAATAGATGCCGCCACCAATTATAATGACAACCACAATGACAAATGCCCATTTCCACAAATTACGTTCTCTTTTTTTTGATTTTGCTGTTTTTCTTGATTCTGACATCTATTTTCCCTTCTCTAGCCAGTTTTGATGTATTTGCATTTCTTTGAATAGCTTATCCGCCATTTTTTCGTATCCTTGATGGTTAGGATGGAAATTATCAGCAGTCGAAATATATTTATTAAGATTTTGGTTCTTTTTACTCATAATTTGCGTAATTTCTTTTTGATTGACGCTTGAACTGTTAGCAGCATTTGCCTGTTGTACCAATTTTTGTTGCTGGGTTTGCGTAGTGTATTGTCCATGTGACATTAAATTATTTACATCAACAAAATATGCAGGACCATATCCTGCTAACGTCGTTTTAGTATCTTTATTCCAGTTTGATACGGAGGTTGTAATTGAACTCATGTTAGCAAAATAAACGTAAAATGGATTGTAAACACTGAATAAGAAAATAGGTGCATTTGAATTATATTTGCGAACAGTAGTAAATAAGTCATTCAGTTTATTATCATACTTTTTACTAGCAATACCCATTTGGGTTTCAAATTTAGTTTGAGAACTGACAAATAAATTTTTTTCTAAAGTCTGCATTAAATCATTACCACCGACGGTCATAACAATTACATCGGCCGATTTTAATTTTTGTTGAACATTAGATTGATCATTCAATCGTTTTAGAATTTGGTCAGACCGATCACCGGCAACACCAAAGTTACTGGTTATCACCTTAGTGTTATCTTGTTTTTCAACCTTTTGTTTAATTATGCTTACATAGCCGCCTTTTTTTTGTTGGTCTCCAACCCCTTGTGTCAAAGAATCACCCAATGCAACGATATGTACCTCTTTTTTATGCTGCACTTTTTTGGTAGTGCTGGTCTTTTCCGAAGGTGTCGACTGAGACGTAAAATAATGATATCCGCCGTAGGCACCCCCCGCTAAAATCAACAATCCAATAATAAATATAATAATTTTTACTCCACGTTTCATTTGTAACCCCCAATATGTACAACAGAGGCTGCAACAAAACAATGTTTTGCATCAGCCCCTATCAAATGTATCAATGGAATCTAATTTTTATTTATTCAGTATAGTAAAGTAAACAAAACGCTCCCATACCAGTATGTGTTGCAATAATTGGCACTGTTTCACGAACAACAATTTTGATTTCAGGAAATAGATTCTCTAATGTTGACTTCATTTTTGCAACAGCTTCATCTGCCTGAACGTGTGAAATACCAATTGCTTTTACTTTGCGACCATTTTTCATTTTTTCATAGACGTCATCCATATATTTATTGATGGGCTTCATGCCACGCCCCTTCATCCGGATTTTAATCTCTCCTTGAGCAACTTCAAGCATTACTTTAATATTTAACAGATTGGATAATGCACCCGCCATTTTACTAATACGACCACCGGCAACTAAATTATTTAAGTTTACGACTGCCAGATAAAGTTTTGAATGATCTCGAACTTCTTCCATTTTAGCAATCACCGTCTGCATATCAGCATCCTGCTCAATTAATTTAGCAGCTTCTAGTATTTGAAAAGCTAAGCCGCGATCAGTTGTTTGACTATCTATGACTGTTACGTCAGCTTTACTCAGTGCTGCTGCTTGTTGAGCTGCATGAACGGTACCACTAATGGATTCCATCATAGAAACGCACAAAACTTGGCTACCATCGGCGCCTAAGCGATCAAAAGCATCCACAAACTTGCCAATTGGTGGCTGCGATGTTTTCGGTAAAGACTTAGCGTTTTTCATTAATTCTGGAAATTGTTTGTTTGTAATCGTTTCACGTTCTACATAGATAGTTCCATCGATCATAACTGATAACGGAATAACAGTTATGTTGTATTTTTCAATCTCCTCTTCCGTCAATCCAGCAGAAGAATCCGTAACAATTTTAATGTTCGCCATAAATCGAACCACACTTTCTTACAAATTATAAATATGCTATAATCATCTAGTATTAAAAACTAGATGTACTAGTTTCTATCTATTTACTATCTAAATAGTAGCTAACTATCGAGTTAAAGTCAATGAAATTCCAATAACTAACTCGAAATTTAGTATAGCAGAAATGGCAATGTTTTTCATTTGATTCATCAAGATAACTAAAGGAGTTATACCAATGCAACCAAGTAAAACACGTAAAAATATCATCATTGAACTTGCTAACACAATTTCACATGGCCTCGGGGTTGCTCTGGCAATTGCCGGTTTAATATTATTAATTATTAAAGCTATCAGTACCAGTGACCCAATGAGAATAGTCACCTTTTCATTTTACGGTAGTATTCTAATTCTGTTTTATTTAACTTCAACCATGTTTCATGCACTCGTCTTCACCCGAGCACATCACGTTTTTCAAGTGTTTGATCACTGCATGATTTTTGTGCTAATTGGAGCTACCTATACACCATATTGTTTGGTAAGTATTTCTGGTTGGTTTGGCTGGACATTATTTGGTGTAATCTGGCTAATGGCAATTTGTGGAATTATATATAAGTCCATTTGGCTCAATAAAGTCACGCCCCTATCCACAATCATTTACATTATTATGGGCTGGATGTGTGTATTAGCATTTAAACCCTTATGGCACGCATTAACACCAGTTGGCTTTTTTCTACTGTTAGCCGGTGGATTGTCTTTTACTTTAGGTGCACTAGTTTATAGTAAAAAAGGGTTCATCTATGCTCACCTAATCTGGCACTTTTTTGTTCTCGCAGGAACAATTTTAATGTACTTTTCTATCTTACTATTTGTCTAATAGTGATTGGCATGACCATGATTCAAATACATAGTCATGCTTATTTTTTTCGTCCGCACTAAATTCATTTCGTTCTTGTAACTTCCAATTATCATAATTTATTGGGATCATGTTGGTATCACCGTTAAAGTGATCGGCTATAACTGTTCTAAAAAGATGATCTACCCAATTAATCGTTGTAGCAAAGACAATTGCACCGCCGATGATATAGACATCATCATTGGTATTTTTTAAGAAATTTTCTAACTCGTCAGCGTTTCTCATAATCTCAACATTTTCTACTGGGGTAAGCGTGTTTGATAATACAATATTACGGCGTCGTGGTAAAGGACGGTTTAAAGACTCATACGTTCGTTTGCCCATCACAACGGTATGATTAGTGGTTAATTCTTTAAAACGCCGCATATCAGCTGGTAGGTGCCAAGGAAGCCGTCCGTCTTTTCCGATTGTTCCATCTAAATCTTCTGCCCAAATAAAACTAATCATTTACTTTTCCTCCTAAACCGCTACTGGAGCTTTGATTGCAGGATAGGGCTCATATCCTTCGAGCTTGATATCTGCCATCTCATATTCTTCCAGCGGTTTGACCACGTTTGGCAATATTAATTTTGGAGCAGCCTTGGGTTTTCTACCAAGCTGTTCTTTAATTTGGTCTAAGTGATTATTATAGATGTGAGCATCACCCAATGTATGCACAAATTCGCCCACTTGCAAACCACATTGTTGTGCGATTAAGTGGGTCAATAACGCATAGCTGGCAATGTTAAATGGAACCCCTAAGAAAATATCGCCACTTCGCTGGTAAAGTTGACAGCTCAATTTACCATTGGCAACATAAAATTGGAACATTGTATGACATGGTGGTAATGCAACTGTTGGAACATCTTCTGGATTCCAGGCAGTGACAATCATTCTGCGTGAATCCGGTGTATGTTTAATTTGTTCAATGACATTTTTGATTTGATCAATCGTCGCACCATTACTTGTCCGCCAAGCACGCCACTGACTACCATAAACTAAACCTAAATCACCATATTGATTGGCAAATTGGTCATCAGCTAAAACACGATCACAAAATAGTTGTTTTTGTACTAAATACTGTTTTTTAAATTCTGGATTACTTTGGGAACGTAAACCAAAATCGGTCATATCTGGTCCAGCATATTCAGTAGAATTAACCCATTTTTCAAACGCCCACTCGTCCCAAATATGGTTATGATGTTGCAGCAAAAAACGGATATTTGTGTCTCCTCGTAAAAACCATAATAACTCGCTTTTAATCAGTCCAAACGGAACTTTTTTAGTGGTTAGCAGCGGAAATCCAGCATTAAGGTCAAATCGCATTTGATAACCAAATAATGAATGGGTGCCAGTCCCGGTTCGATCTGTTTTTAAATTACCATGTTCCAGTACATTATGTGCCAATTGTAAATACTGTTCTTCATTGCTAGTTGTACTCATCAGAAGGCCTCCATTTTAACTATTCATCCACAAAATCACTCAAATATTCCCAACGCTCTGTTTTAGCGTCAATATCTTGGTTCAACTGTGTTAATTGATCTTGCAGTTTCGCAAGTTTATCGTAGTCAGAGCCATTCTCAAGCATTGCGGCCTGAACTTTTCTTTTCTGTTCATCCAATTTATCAATTTGGTTTTCAATTTGATCCCATTCCATCTGCTCTGCATATGTCAGTTTACGTTTTTTACTGGCAACCGGATTTGAAACCACACTTGATTTCCCGGCTTTATCTTCTTTGGAAGCCTGATTATTTACCTTGTTATCTTGAATACTTTGTAAATAATTTGAGTATTGTCCACTATAAAAATCAATTTGTCCTTGGCCATTAAAAATCAATAATCGATCGGCAACCTTATCTAGAAAGTAACGATCATGTGAAACCGTAATAACAGTTCCTGCAAACGATTCTAAGTAGTCCTCTAATACAGTTAACGTGCCAATGTCTAGATCGTTAGTTGGTTCATCAAGCAATAAAACATTCGGTTGCATCATTAAAATCTTCAATAAATATAATCGTCTTTTTTCGCCACCGGATAATTTTCTGATTAATGTTCCGTGCATGAAACGCGGAAATAAAAAGCGTTCTAATAATTGGGTTACATTAATCTTAGCTCCATTTTTATCGGTCACATTGGCTGCTACATCACTTAAATAATTGATCATCCGTTTATCTTCATCAATTGGTTCAGTCTGTTGTTTGTAATAGCCTATTTTGACTGTTTCACCAACTTTGATGATGCCGCTATCAAGTTTCAAGTTACCAGTAATTACATTTAACAGACTGGATTTACCAGCTCCGTTTTCACCTGTGATACCAATTCTTTGATTCCCTTGAATCAATAAATTAAAATCAGTTAAAATCTTTTTATCACCAAAATGCAGATTTGCATCTTTTATTGTGATGACCTCTTTACCTAATCGTTGCTGGCCTAAATCAATCGAGACATTCTGATCTACTTGTAAATTACCAACAGAATCCTCTAGTTCATGAAAACTGTTAATTCGTCCCTTTTGCTTAGTTGAACGGGCCTTAGCCCCGGTTCGCATCCAAGCCAATTCTTTTTTATATAACTGTTGTTGCTTATGTTCAGTACCAGCTTCAAGTTCTACCCGCTCTGCTTTTTGTTGAACATAATCTTGGTAATTTCCTTGGTACTCATATAATTTACCAAAAGATAGTTCCCAAATTTGATTAGCAACTTGATCTAAGAAATACCGATCGTGGGTGACAACAATCACAGCACCGCGATAAGCAGAAAGATAATCTTGTAACCACACAGTAGAATCTAAATCCAAATGGTTAGTTGGCTCATCCAGTAATAGTAAATCTGGTGATTGAATTAATATTTGGGCTAATCCAACTCGCTTTTTTTGTCCACCCGATAAAGTCTTGACTGTTTGATTCAAATTACTGATCTTCAATTGGGTCAAGATTGTTTTTACTTCACTTTCTGTGGCCCACGCATCTTCTTCATCCATTTTAGCCTGAGCTGCAGTATACCGATCTAATGCCGCTTGCTCATTTGGATGCTCACTAAAATTAGCCAATGCTTCTTCGTAATCACGAATTAAAGCAAAAACTTTTTGTGAGCCAGCAAAGACAGCGTCTAAAATAGTTAAATCGTCTTGTAATTCAGGTATTTGTTTTAAGTAACCGATCGAATATTCCTTCGGCGTAACGATATCACCACTGTCTGCGCCAACTTGGCTACTAATAACGTTTAGCAAAGATGTTTTGCCACTTCCATTAGTTCCAATCAGCCCAATTCTATCCTTTTCATTGATAATAAATGAAATTTGGTCAAATAATGTTTTCTCTCCGTATGTACTGGAAAGCTTTTCAGCACGCAATGTTTGCATAGTTAACCCTCTTTTACCATTTCCTTTGCGGCTTCAATCAATAAATCATGCCGATTTTCAATCTTGTTTTCCACAACATCTTGTTCTAATCGTTGCAAAATTTTGCCAATAATTGGTCCAGGGCGTAAATTTGCTTCTTGTAACAATTGCTTACCATTGAGTTCTAACTCATTCTTATGCTTAATTGGTAGTTCATCATAGCGTTTTAAAATATCATCGGTTGTCAACTCGCCACCAAATAATAACGCAATTTTATTTGCGCTGATTAATCGCTCTTTCCCAGTTTGATATAACATTTTAGCCGTTAGTACTTCTTCTGATATTTCATTGATTGCGGCGACAACTTGAACTGTATCGATAATAACTTGATTGGAAGTTTTCCAGGCCTTTAAAAATTGATTAATTTGTTTACCATGTAAATAAAATGTGTACGCCAATAGTGCCCAGACTTCAGATGGTAAGGATAAATCCCACTTTTCAAGAGTGGCCAGTTGTCTTAGATCTATTTCAAATGGCGCAAGCATTGGACAATATTGATATAATTTTGTATTAACAAAGACTTCAATCCCACTAGTAGGATTTTGTCCTAAAAATAATTTTTCAAGTTCTACTCGGATACGTTCGACTGCAATTTTAGTCAATAATGACGCATTGGCTTTAATTCCAGCCATCGTTTTTGCTTCAATTGTAAAATCCAATTGACTAGCAAATCGAGCAGCGCGCATCATACGCAATGCATCCTCGTGAAATCGTTGTTGCGGGTCACCAACAGCTTTGATAACTCCATTTTTTAAATCTTTAAGCCCGCTAAATAGATCAATAATCTCTCCATTTTCGCGCATTGCAAGTGCATTAATAGTGAAATCACGTCGCTGTAAGTCTTCGGTCAATGAGCGCACAAAGGTCACTGAGTCTGGTCGCCTAAAGTCCTGATATCCTGATTCAGTCCGAAAAGTTGTTATCTCATATCCTTCACCATGTTCTAAGACCATAACAGTCCCATGCTCAATGCCTGTATCAACAGTCCGGTTAAAAATTTGCTTAATTTCATTTGGATATGCACTGCTAGCAATATCAACATCATGAATGGTATTTCCTAAAATTGTATCCCGCACACTGCCACCAACAAAGTATGCTTCAAAACCAGCAGCTTCAATTTTTTGCATAATTGGGCGTGCTTGCTCAAACTCTTCTGGTAATTTTTTAATTATCATAATAGATTTTCAAGTCCCACTAATAATTCGTGTTCATTCGTAATTTTTTCAATGGCAATCGCAACGCCACTCATAAATGATTGCCGATCAAGTGTATCTTGGCGAATCGTTAAGCCCTCACCTGATGAACCAAATAGCACTTGTTCATGAGCTACTAAGCCGGGCAGCCTAACAGCATGAATACGAATACCATTATAGTCACCACCTCGAACATTAGCCAACGTCTCTTTAGCTTCTGGATTTCCTTGTTCATGTGGCTTGCGCACTTCACTAATTAATTTGGCAGTACTTAAAGCAGTCCCACTAGGTGCATCCAATTTTTGATCGTGATGCATTTCGATAATTTCAACATCTGGCATATATTTAGCTGCTTGCTTTGCAAATTGCATTAATAAAACGGCACTAATACCAAAATTAGGCGCAATCAACCCACCAATATTGTTTTTCTTTGCAATCTGTTTTAACTCCGTTAATTGATCATCCGTCAGGCCAGTTGTACCTATAACAGGTGAATAACCGTGTTCTAAAGCAAATTTTGTATTCTCATATACCGAGGTTGGGGTGGTAAAGTCCACCCAGACATCGGCATCAACATTAATTTCATCTAATTGGTTAAATACCTTTGTTGTCGCTTCTAATTTTACATCTGTATCAAGCTTAGGGCCGTAGACAGCTACCAATTCGAAATCAGCATGGCTTTGAACCATTGCAACCGCCTTTTGTCCCATTTTACCTTGGTATCCTGCAATAATAACTTTCGTCAAATTTATTCGCTCCAATCAATTAATTTCATGTTTCATCTTAACAGATTTATGGGTTTAAGTGAATTGTTGTTGTGGTTTCGCTGCGGGTTTTGCAGCGTGTTGTTTTTTGTGGTAAAGTTAAAGTAACTTTTAACATTTAACTTAAGTGAGGTGTTTTATTTTGAATTACCCATATCAATCAGCTTTTTTAACCTATTTATCACAAGAATCCCTATCCGCTGCAACAAGACTCTCCTATGATCAAACCTTAAGTGAATTATTTAATTACCTCAATACTCAAGACCGGGGCTTTGCATCAAATCCAACTGTCGACAATATTTTTAATCGTGATATCACTGCCTACTTAACAATGCTAGTTGAAAAACACCAAATTCGCCCCACTACTTATAACAAATTATTATCTCAGATCAATCGCTACTTTAAATTCTTATTCACTCACAATCTGACTTCTGAATTACCAACCATCGACCTGCATGGTAAAAATACTCCTTCTAACCAAACCTTAAATTTAAAATGGCTGCAACTACTGCCAGATCTGTTAGTTGATTCAAAATTGCATCCATATACTAAATTAACCTTATTTTTAATTAGTAAGGGTTATCGGGTAGCGGAATTCATGCAAGCCAGGTTTTATCCAGAATGGAACAAAATCAAAGCTGTCACCCCAGTAGAACAACAATTTATGCAAAATTTCACCGTATTTATTATTCCATTACAACAACTCCAAAATAGTCATGATCTCTTTTTAAAACAACGCCTAAATATTGCTGAGCCACGCTTAACTATGCCGGGTTTACATAAGTATCTAAAACCAGATAGTCGGTATGTCGGCTTTGATCTAACCCCCAAAAAGTTACAACAAAGCTTTATTTTACAAAGCTTGCAGCGCCTAGCAGATCAACCAGCTGCCGTTCTAGAGGAGAAACTGCAATTAGATCCGCAATCACTTTTATATTACCAACATTTATTGGTCAGTCTGTCTTAAGGAAAAATAAAAAGCAACCCCCAAAAAGGGCCGCTTTACTCATAATCTTCCAACATTAATGCCATTTCATCATCATCTGGCACTAATGTTACATACTGCTTTAATTGATCTAACATCTGATTAATATCACCATTTTCGCGATAAAAATAGACGGTCTGTTTCAAAAATGTTGGTTGGTCCATGAAATACGGTTGTGCGGCCTCATAATATTTACTTGCTAAATCGAATTGATCTAGTGCCTGGTAGGATGTCGCTAAATTCCAATAAATTTGTGGATCCGTTTCATCTGCTTCGATGTAGCCAGATAACAACGCTACATTATCCGTATGACGTTGCAATTTGAGCAATAGGTTACTATAATCAAGCGCAATTTCAATGTTATCTGGATCAAGCTCATGGCCCTTCGCTAGATATTTGTCCATTAAGGCCTCATCATCTAAATGACTTGCTACCTGGGCCGCCTGCTTATACAGTTGCTCATTGTATTGATCTACCGACAGGCCTTCTTGTAGTGTTGTTAATGCATCTTCAAATTTTTCTTGTTTAGAGTATGCTTGCGCTAAATATGGATAAACCGAAGCATATTGTTGATCTCGTTTTTCAAGTTTAGTTAGCGTCTCAATGGCATCATCGAACTGATTTAACTGTAATTGTGTAAATCCAGTCTGAAAAAGAATATCACTGGAAATAAAATCGGGCTTAACTTGTTGCAAGTATCCCAGTGCCTGCTCAAATTTGCCACTTTGGGCGTATGCAGTCCCAAGCCTACCGGCTAAATCAACCTGAGAGAAGTTAGTAGTTCCTAACTTAATTAAGTCAAAGTAATATGGAATTGCCTGTTCGTACTGTCCCATCATGAAGTAAAATTCACCTAAAGCGAATAACACGACTGGTTCATCAGGCGCTAATGTATATGCTTCCTTTAACTTTTGTTCAGACACTTCAAATAACTCTTGTGTTTGATATAGGTCGGCTGCGACAAGTAATGACTGTAAATACGCACTTGAGTCCGGCTTAATCTGATGTAAATAGGATAAGGCTTCATCATTATTGCCCTCATCAATCGCAATATCAGCTAGGGCAGTCCGCAACTCATCTTCATCTGGATAACGTTCCAATAATTTTAGATAAGTACGTTGTGATTGTCGTAAAAAACCTAGGCCATATAATTCTTCTGCTAAGCTATAAAGCATGTCATCATCATCATGCCGTAATGCACTAGCAAATGTTTTTTTAGCATCATCTAATTGACCAGCTGATAACTGATCTAACATTTGTTCTGAAAAACTCATAACTATTTTCCACCTTCTTAGTAGTCTATATCATACCAGTTTTTATTCCATTTACATGACAAAAGGCTTTTTAATTCCACAAAAAAAGTCAGTATGGAAAAAACCACACTGACAAACGGAACCGCTAAATAAAATTATTTAACAGCATCCTTTAAAGCCTTACCTGGCTTAAATGCTGGTACTTTGCTTGCAGGGATTTGGATTTCTTGTCCAGTTTGTGGATTACGTCCCTTACGAGCAGCACGTTGACGAACTTCAAAGTTACCGAAGCCAATCAATTGTACTTTTTCACCTTTAGCTAATGATGCTTGTACTGAACCGAAGACTGCGTCAACTGCTGCAGTTGCATCTTTCTTTGTTAAACCAGTTGCTGAAGCAACGTCGTTAACTAATTCTGCTTTGTTTGCCATGTAAATTTCACCTCCCACCAAAGAAGTCGAGTGCGATTATGCGCTCATTTTTAATGTTAATTTTGAGTGGTCCAAAATTAACGAAACAATATCGGTTTCCCGTATTATTTCTAAAGACAACAATATCATACGTAAACCCTACTGGCAAGGGGTTTTAGGACTTTTTTGGTGAAAAACCAATGAAAATATAAAATAACCTTAACTATTATCCAAAAAAAAGAAAGATAATCATTATCAATAAGTATTATTTACGTTGTCGGATGATCAGATGGATTGGTGTACCAGTGAAATCAAACGATTCACGAATCTGGTTTTCTAAATAACGTTGGTACGAAAAATGCATTAAATCTGGATCATTAACAAAGATAATAAATGTTGGTGGCTGAATTGCAACTTGCGTAGCATAAAAAACACGTAGCCGTTTATTATTCTGAGTTGGCGTTGGATTAGCCGCAATTGCATCCATTAAAACATCATTAAGCGTTGCTGACTGCACTCGCTTGGTATGATGGTCGTACACTTGTTGAATCAATACTGGTAATTTTATTAACCGTTGTTTGGTTTCGGCAGACACAAACACAATTGGTGCATAGCTTAAATACTGAAACTCTTGGCGAATAATATTTTCAAAGCTTTTGAGTGTTTGCGTATTTTTATTTGTTACAAGATCCCATTTATTAACTACTATAATGACCCCACGACCAGCCTCATGAGCATATCCAGCAATTCGTTTATCTTGTTCCCGAATTCCCTCATCAGCGTTTAATACAACTAAGACAATGTCACTATTATCAATGGCACGCATTGCGCGCAACATGGCATATTTTTCTGTATTTTCATAAATCTTGCCACGCTTTTTCATTCCGGCCGTATCAACCATCGTAAACTTAGCACCATCTGCTGCAGTAAATTTAGTATCAATTGCATCACGGGTGGTTCCGGCAATATCAGATACGATTACTCTATTCTCACCAAGAATTGCATTCACTAAAGAAGATTTACCGACATTCGGTCGACCAATCAAACTAAATCGGATACTATCGTCTTCCTCTTGTGCAATTTCATCTGGAAAATTATTGATAACTGCATCCAACAAATCACCAATTCCAATTCCATGAATACCAGAAACTGCGTATGGATCACCAAACCCTAATGAATAAAAATCATAAACCTGACTTCTCAATTCTGGATTATCAACTTTGTTAACCGCCAGCACAACTGGCGTGTTAGAACGATACAAAATTTGCGCGACTTGTTCGTCAGCATCCGTGATACCGGTCTTAATATCAACCAGAAAAATAATTACATCAGCTTCATCAATCGCGATTTCTGCCTGTTGTTTAATTTGGGTCATAAATGGTTGATCTGAAATTTCAATTCCACCAGTATCGATTAAATTAAAATCTTTTCCCAACCACTCTCCGTGCGCATAAATTCGATCACGAGTAACCCCCGGAGTATCCTCAACAATTGAAATCC
This window encodes:
- a CDS encoding CCA tRNA nucleotidyltransferase; this encodes MIIKKLPEEFEQARPIMQKIEAAGFEAYFVGGSVRDTILGNTIHDVDIASSAYPNEIKQIFNRTVDTGIEHGTVMVLEHGEGYEITTFRTESGYQDFRRPDSVTFVRSLTEDLQRRDFTINALAMRENGEIIDLFSGLKDLKNGVIKAVGDPQQRFHEDALRMMRAARFASQLDFTIEAKTMAGIKANASLLTKIAVERIRVELEKLFLGQNPTSGIEVFVNTKLYQYCPMLAPFEIDLRQLATLEKWDLSLPSEVWALLAYTFYLHGKQINQFLKAWKTSNQVIIDTVQVVAAINEISEEVLTAKMLYQTGKERLISANKIALLFGGELTTDDILKRYDELPIKHKNELELNGKQLLQEANLRPGPIIGKILQRLEQDVVENKIENRHDLLIEAAKEMVKEG
- a CDS encoding site-specific integrase is translated as MNYPYQSAFLTYLSQESLSAATRLSYDQTLSELFNYLNTQDRGFASNPTVDNIFNRDITAYLTMLVEKHQIRPTTYNKLLSQINRYFKFLFTHNLTSELPTIDLHGKNTPSNQTLNLKWLQLLPDLLVDSKLHPYTKLTLFLISKGYRVAEFMQARFYPEWNKIKAVTPVEQQFMQNFTVFIIPLQQLQNSHDLFLKQRLNIAEPRLTMPGLHKYLKPDSRYVGFDLTPKKLQQSFILQSLQRLADQPAAVLEEKLQLDPQSLLYYQHLLVSLS
- a CDS encoding HU family DNA-binding protein, with the translated sequence MANKAELVNDVASATGLTKKDATAAVDAVFGSVQASLAKGEKVQLIGFGNFEVRQRAARKGRNPQTGQEIQIPASKVPAFKPGKALKDAVK
- the dapB gene encoding 4-hydroxy-tetrahydrodipicolinate reductase, with the translated sequence MTKVIIAGYQGKMGQKAVAMVQSHADFELVAVYGPKLDTDVKLEATTKVFNQLDEINVDADVWVDFTTPTSVYENTKFALEHGYSPVIGTTGLTDDQLTELKQIAKKNNIGGLIAPNFGISAVLLMQFAKQAAKYMPDVEIIEMHHDQKLDAPSGTALSTAKLISEVRKPHEQGNPEAKETLANVRGGDYNGIRIHAVRLPGLVAHEQVLFGSSGEGLTIRQDTLDRQSFMSGVAIAIEKITNEHELLVGLENLL
- the der gene encoding ribosome biogenesis GTPase Der, which produces MANPVVAVVGRPNVGKSTIFNRIAGERISIVEDTPGVTRDRIYAHGEWLGKDFNLIDTGGIEISDQPFMTQIKQQAEIAIDEADVIIFLVDIKTGITDADEQVAQILYRSNTPVVLAVNKVDNPELRSQVYDFYSLGFGDPYAVSGIHGIGIGDLLDAVINNFPDEIAQEEDDSIRFSLIGRPNVGKSSLVNAILGENRVIVSDIAGTTRDAIDTKFTAADGAKFTMVDTAGMKKRGKIYENTEKYAMLRAMRAIDNSDIVLVVLNADEGIREQDKRIAGYAHEAGRGVIIVVNKWDLVTNKNTQTLKSFENIIRQEFQYLSYAPIVFVSAETKQRLIKLPVLIQQVYDHHTKRVQSATLNDVLMDAIAANPTPTQNNKRLRVFYATQVAIQPPTFIIFVNDPDLMHFSYQRYLENQIRESFDFTGTPIHLIIRQRK
- a CDS encoding tetratricopeptide repeat protein — protein: MSFSEQMLDQLSAGQLDDAKKTFASALRHDDDDMLYSLAEELYGLGFLRQSQRTYLKLLERYPDEDELRTALADIAIDEGNNDEALSYLHQIKPDSSAYLQSLLVAADLYQTQELFEVSEQKLKEAYTLAPDEPVVLFALGEFYFMMGQYEQAIPYYFDLIKLGTTNFSQVDLAGRLGTAYAQSGKFEQALGYLQQVKPDFISSDILFQTGFTQLQLNQFDDAIETLTKLEKRDQQYASVYPYLAQAYSKQEKFEDALTTLQEGLSVDQYNEQLYKQAAQVASHLDDEALMDKYLAKGHELDPDNIEIALDYSNLLLKLQRHTDNVALLSGYIEADETDPQIYWNLATSYQALDQFDLASKYYEAAQPYFMDQPTFLKQTVYFYRENGDINQMLDQLKQYVTLVPDDDEMALMLEDYE